In Pochonia chlamydosporia 170 chromosome 3, whole genome shotgun sequence, the following are encoded in one genomic region:
- a CDS encoding peptidase S41 family protein (similar to Pyrenophora tritici-repentis Pt-1C-BFP XP_001936608.1) — protein MHFKIIVTILIRAAQSLGEPCAEVSASWAAQATAPFTRDYRAQVPARLAIDCLTSVPVDVEGDIKEIEELKNFLQFQSTLSYLKEGHYANIPEEVHNQPLDLLSRLDDVAESIRNRTFKDEFAVQLAIHNLFRQSGDFHLRFRPDMQEIFLFVRPESKLVSLSEDGVALPQLYLLSDLERDTKISYSALKTINGEDASQYLERLWTHNVYHDADARYNSFFPNPAAQALGMDSGGQFYLTQGLYDGPTTEFKFVNGSHVVRENVAMIREFVNFSGVRDGPSFFAKFCQGKMGRQVRETRIEPSKRSNTNTSSTSFPMPKGYPQPLISQSGLAIQGYHLNSTKYHDVAVLAVPSFQPIAAAKDGRSGKISGFLEAQNVIKEFIAQSARDMRTKLIVDLRGNSGGTIDMAFELFKQLFPGIEPFGASRSRAHEAFRLYSSSVADLVNNRTPTVVNSQLYTDMAGSTANVVANLLNVQGTRFKDFKTYYGPYTANKDEFTAAQRYNFSNHFGGHPLAPYVNLSGYDEHSSARPLRLDPPFRPENIVILQDGFCGSACAMFAQLMGEQGHVQTIAVGGRPRNAPMQGIGGTKGAQLLTFDSIIRHMRTTEEMVKLMYGVQAAMNLVQTTAVGKLLNTSQLYLRSAHSNPDERLNGAVNSLDNLRQGDGSNTPLEFVYEAADCRLFYTKESFFNPVRLWEMSATVKWGNGNGDGDDDDDGNRMVDCVEGSMGHATAAGVKRDVPFSVRKRMAWDDRMQFWGMVLIVGTACFMLLSVVVQQDWRLRWRRR, from the coding sequence ATGCATTTCAAAATCATCGTCACAATTTTAATACGGGCTGCCCAAAGTTTAGGCGAGCCATGCGCCGAAGTATCAGCATCATGGGCAGCCCAAGCCACTGCGCCCTTCACCCGCGACTACAGAGCTCAAGTCCCAGCTCGACTCGCAATCGACTGTCTCACGTCTGTGCCTGTCGATGTTGAAGGCGACAtcaaagaaattgaagagcTGAAGAATTTCCTACAATTCCAATCGACGCTCAGCTACTTGAAAGAAGGTCACTACGCCAACATCCCAGAAGAAGTGCACAACCAGCCTCTAGACCTGCTTAGCCGATTAGACGACGTAGCAGAGTCGATCAGAAATAGAACATTTAAAGACGAGTTCGCCGTGCAGCTTGCTATCCACAACTTATTCAGGCAGAGCGGTGACTTCCACCTTCGCTttcgaccagacatgcagGAGATTTTCCTCTTTGTCAGACCTGAAAGCAAGCTGGTCTCGTTATCTGAGGATGGAGTAGCATTGCCACAGCTCTATCTTCTGTCGGACTTGGAGAGGGATACAAAAATTTCGTATTCTGCTCTGAAGACGATCAACGGAGAGGACGCGAGCCAGTATCTTGAGAGGTTATGGACGCACAATGTGTATCATGATGCGGACGCTCGATACAATAGCTTCTTTCCTAATCCAGCGGCTCAGGCTCTGGGTATGGATAGTGGTGGGCAATTCTATCTCACGCAGGGGCTGTATGATGGCCCGACAACCGAGTTCAAGTTTGTCAATGGCTCGCACGTAGTCAGGGAGAATGTTGCCATGATTCGTGAGTTTGTCAACTTCTCGGGTGTGAGGGACGGACCATCCTTTTTTGCCAAGTTTTGTCAAGGGAAAATGGGGAGACAAGTCAGGGAGACAAGAATCGAGCCATCGAAAAGGTCGAATACAAACACAAGTTCAACATCGTTCCCAATGCCAAAGGGATATCCCCAGCCACTTATCTCACAGAGCGGGCTCGCAATTCAGGGCTATCATCTCAACAGCACTAAATATCATGATGTTGCTGTTCTCGCTGTGCCCAGCTTTCAGCCAATTGCAGCCgcaaaagatggaagaagtGGCAAAATCAGTGGCTTTCTTGAAGCTCAAAACGTCATCAAGGAGTTTATTGCACAATCAGCACGGGATATGAGAACCAAGCTTATCGTTGATTTGCGCGGAAACAGTGGCGGAACAATTGACATGGCATTTGAGTTATTCAAGCAGCTCTTCCCTGGTATTGAACCGTTTGGAGCTTCTAGATCTCGAGCACATGAAGCTTTTCGACTTTATAGCTCATCGGTTGCCGATCTGGTCAACAATAGGACTCCGACGGTGGTGAATTCACAACTGTACACAGACATGGCAGGTAGCACGGCGAATGTTGTAGCAAACCTCCTCAATGTCCAAGGGACGCGGTTCAAGGACTTTAAAACATATTACGGTCCATACACCGCCAACAAGGACGAATTCACCGCGGCACAAAGATACAACTTTTCCAACCACTTTGGCGGGCATCCACTGGCGCCGTACGTCAACCTCAGCGGCTACGACGAGCACTCCTCGGCGCGACCACTTCGACTTGATCCTCCGTTCCGCCCTGAGAATATAGTCATACTACAGGACGGGTTTTGCGGATCTGCGTGTGCGATGTTTGCCCAGCTCATGGGCGAGCAGGGACACGTACAGACAATTGCGGTTGGTGGTCGGCCTCGAAATGCGCCAATGCAAGGTATAGGCGGGACGAAAGGAGCGCAACTTCTCACATTTGACTCGATAATTCGACACATGAGGACGACGGAGGAGATGGTCAAGTTGATGTACGGGGTTCAAGCTGCCATGAACCTAGTTCAGACAACAGCAGTTGGGAAACTGTTGAATACATCGCAGTTGTATCTTCGTTCGGCGCACTCCAATCCTGATGAGCGGTTGAATGGCGCTGTCAACTCTCTCGATAACTTGAGGCAAGGCGATGGGAGTAACACACCACTTGAGTTTGTGTACGAGGCAGCGGACTGTCGATTGTTTTACACTAAAGAATCCTTCTTTAATCCGGTTCGACTGTGGGAGATGTCTGCCACCGTGAAGTGGGGGAATGGAAAtggtgacggtgatgatgatgatgatgggaaCCGCATGGTAGATTGTGTCGAAGGGAGCATGGGGCATGCAACGGCCGCAGGTGTCAAGAGGGATGTACCATTTAGTGTGCGAAAGAGAATGGCATGGGATGATAGGATGCAATTCTGGGGCATGGTGTTAATCGTTGGTACGGCGTGCTTCATGCTGCTGAGTGTCGTTGTGCAGCAGGATTGGCGTTTGCGttggcgacgaagatga
- a CDS encoding ABC multidrug transporter (similar to Coccidioides immitis RS XP_001240132.1) has product MNASTPLCAPTADAAFGPAVQGCRNSFDFTLVFEQSIFVILPASLLLLAAPLRLIHLGKAPLVVGGPLLRNAKLSVAGVLATIQLALVALWATRPGPASRVTAISIAASCISCASSVMSCALSYAEHGKSLRPSSLLNVFLLVSLLLDAALLRTLWLSEFVNGAIQAVFSASFAVKAALVVLEAVEKSRFLLVLGMPAGDRDRDADGEKTAPEETAGLYGRAVYAWVTPLLRTGFRRLLAAGDLFVLDAEMRTARLGERFWGVWNTASFAKSHKHRLITSCIITLRWPLTAVIIPRLVQLAFTICQPLVLNRFLVFLSDAPESPNVGYGLVAAYGLVYFGIATSQALYWHSNARFVTMLRGTLVTAVFSKATEISITATDNAAAVTLMSTDVEVIVRAMRQINEFWANIIQIAIGTWLLSNHIGYAAAGPIIVSAVALAATILVSPQAKKYRVGWLKMTQKRVGITSAMIGHIKSIKMSGLSQKLSSTISTLRVEEIKASRPFRVFGAITSAIAQIPLLVSPPVAFAMYQGVVASTGEQFDATRLFSSLSFIILLAQPLFWMFEVVLDLSAAFGAFERIETFLVEATREDYRSVAAAPSPLTPCTRAGSDIELQSLSNSAAEQGQVEGDLGSMLEVQDGSFAWTAEKTAVHHVQLRLSRGQFAMIVGPVASGKTTLLKGLLGEVPHVSGKIWLGSNRLSWCDQSPWILNQSIRQNIIGYSHFNEPLYNQVIKACDLQKDFTQLPNGDSTVVGSKGLALSGGQKQRVALARAVYSKPEIALFDDLFSGLDNQTAKRIFRNLFSAEGLLRQWRCTIILATQSVGFLPSADLIVSLTRNGAISQKGKFSQLQHAEGYVKSLLVSRQESTSDEDTNDDEEDLPPRTGAKPATVAAKQDDKRRQLGDSTIYRYYFSNIGASFVIGLLGLEVGWAFLQSFPTVWLNFWTNANNSGEHGKTGYYLGIYTALQVLGVFWFAALIWFVLVSVAARSGISLHNRLLSAVIRAPLSLFTTTDLGSITTRFSQDIGMVDNNLPLALVVSLASFLGVIAKAGLLASSSYYVAISFPFLGALYFYLQRGYLRTSRQLRLLDLEEKAPVYSQFLETLSGLSTLRAFGWSQAAILKNYELVDRSQKPFYLLIMVQRWLVLILDLTTAGLALLVVGFAVYMRGSVSVGLTGVSLVQLISLSETLNLLMQFWTSMETSLGAVARIKQFAEETGEEYLPGEDKEPAPSWPQNGHIVVDNLSASYGDDGEVRALDGVSLEISPGEKVAICGRTGSGKSSLLLAFLKLLTPASGTIRIDSHSLSSIPRDTLRRRIITVTQDQFILPGSIRENIDPFQEYTPADIIEALHQVNLGEFIDAQKNGLDTKFEEDALSHGQKQLFFVARAVLRRRVGRVVLLDEATSSVDRETEVMVRSVIESQFKSHTVVSIAHRLETVVDYDKVVVLDEGKVVEVGKPRDLLREASRFKSLWNASNHESTS; this is encoded by the exons ATGAATGCTTCCACGCCGCTTTGCGCGCCCACCGCAGACGCAGCCTTCGGGCCAGCCGTCCAAGGATGCCGCAACAGCTTCGACTTCACCCTCGTTTTCGAACAATCCATCTTCGTTATTCTCCCCGCGTCACTCCTCCTGCTAGCCGCGCCCCTCCGCCTCATCCACCTCGGCAAAGCGCCCCTCGTCGTGGGCGGCCCTCTCCTCCGCAACGCCAAGCTG TCGGTCGCTGGCGTCCTCGCCACCATCCAACTAGCCCTCGTAGCCCTCTGGGCAACCCGACCGGGACCTGCATCCCGCGTCACTGCCATATCCATAGCTGCTTCGTGTATATCGTGTGCCTCAAGTGTCATGTCGTGTGCCCTGTCGTATGCCGAACACGGCAAGTCCCTGCGTCCGTCGTCGCTGCTGAATGTGTTTCTGCTCGTAtcgctgctgcttgacgCGGCGCTGCTTCGTACGCTTTGGCTCAGTGAGTTTGTAAACGGCGCTATACAGGCTGTCTTTTCGGCGTCGTTTGCTGTAAAGGCCgcgctggtggtgctggaggCTGTGGAAAAGTCCcggtttcttcttgtccttggcatGCCGGCCGGAGACCGAGACCGAGACGCAGACGGAGAAAAAACGGCGCCGGAGGAGACGGCCGGATTGTATGGGCGCGCCGTTTATGCGTGGGTCACGCCGTTGTTGAGGACCGGATTCCGGCGGCTCTTGGCGGCGGGGGATTTATTTGTCTTGGATGCGGAGATGAGGACGGCGAGATTGGGCGAGCGGTTTTGGGGCGTGTGGAATACTG catcctTTGCCAAATCTCACAAACACCGCCTCATCacaagctgcatcatcacaCTTCGCTGGCCACTAACAGCCGTCATCATCCCACGCCTCGTCCAGCTCGCATTCACAATTTGTCAGCCCCTCGTTCTTAATCGCTTCCTCGTATTTCTCAGCGATGCCCCTGAATCTCCCAACGTGGGCTACGGGCTTGTCGCCGCCTATGGCCTCGTGTACTTTGGCATCGCCACATCGCAGGCACTCTACTGGCATTCCAACGCGCGCTTCGTCACCATGCTCCGAGGGACTTTGGTAACGGCTGTATTTTCCAAAGCCACCGAGATAAGCATCACTGCTACGGATAATGCCGCTGCTGTCACGCTCATGTCCACGGAT GTCGAAGTCATTGTACGGGCCATGAGGCAAATTAATGAATTCTGGGCAAACATTATACAAATCGCCATTGGAACATGGCTTCTCAGCAACCATATCGGCTACGCGGCCGCTGGTCCCATCATCGTCTCAGCGGTTGCACTGGCCGCTACAATACTCGTATCGCCACAGGCTAAGAAATACAGAGTAGGATGGTTGAAAATGACCCAAAAACGAGTCG GCATCACGTCCGCTATGATCGGCCACATCAAAAGCATAAAAATGTCCGGCTTATCCCAAAAACTCTCATCCACCATCTCTACCCTGCGCGTGGAGGAAATCAAAGCATCAAGGCCATTCCGCGTCTTCGGCGCAATCACTTCTGCCATTGCGCAGATTCCGCTCCTGGTGTCTCCGCCCGTCGCATTCGCCATGTATCAGGGTGTGGTGGCGAGTACGGGCGAACAATTTGACGCGACGAGGCTGTTTTCTTCGCTGTCATTCATCATTTTACTTGCACAGCCGTTGTTTTGGATGTTTGAGGTTGTGCTTGATTTGAGTGCGGCGTTTGGTGCGTTTGAGAGGATAGAGACGTTTCTGGTGGAGGCTACAAGAGAGGACTATAGATCTGTTGCTGCGGCACCGAGCCCGTTGACGCCGTGTACGCGTGCTGGTTCGGATATTGAGCTTCAAAGCTTGAGTAATAGTGCTGCTGAGCAGGGTCAGGTTGAAGGAGACTTGGGTTCAATGCTTGAGGTACAAGACGGTAGTTTTGCTTGGACGGCTGAGAAGACTGCCGTGCATCATGTGCAACTTCGTCTCTCTCGGGGCCAGTTCGCCATGATTGTCGGACCTGTTGCCTCTGGAAAGACGACCTTACTCAAGGGTCTGTTGGGGGAAGTTCCTCATGTATCTGGCAAGATCTGGCTTGGATCAAACCGTCTTTCATGGTGTGATCAAAGCCCTTGGATTCTG AACCAATCTATCCGCCAAAATATTATAGGATACTCTCATTTCAACGAGCCTCTGTacaaccaagtcatcaaaGCGTGCGATCTACAAAAGGACTTTACTCAACTTCCGAACGGTGACTCAACCGTCGTGGGGAGCAAAGGTCTCGCCCTCAGTGGCGGACAGAAACAACGAGTA GCACTCGCTCGAGCTGTATACTCCAAGCCGGAAATAGCACTTTTCGATGACCTATTTAGCGGCCTGGATAACCAGACTGCGAAACGAATATTCAGGAACCTCTTCAGCGCAGAGGGGCTGCTTCGACAGTGGCGCTGTACAATCATTCTCGCGACACAATCAG TTGGCTTCCTCCCATCCGCAGATCTCATCGTGTCACTTACTCGCAACGGCGCCATCTCCCAAAAGGGAAAGTtttctcaactccaacatgCAGAAGGCTATGTCAAAAGCTTACTGGTTTCTCGGCAAGAATCTACATCCGATGAAGACACAaacgatgacgaagaggatcTTCCTCCTCGCACAGGCGCTAAACCTGCTACAGTAGCGGCAAAACAAGATGACAAGCGCCGACAGCTAGGTGACTCGACTATATATCGATACTATTTCAGCAATATTGGTGCTTCGTTCGTCATTGGCCTGCTAGGCTTGGAAGTGGGATGGGCATTTCTGCAAAGTTTCCCGA CTGTTTGGCTCAACTTTTGGACCAACGCCAATAACAGCGGCGAGCACGGCAAGACAGGCTACTACCTGGGCATTTACACCGCTTTACAAGTCCTTGGCGTATTCTGGTTCGCCGCCCTCATCTGGTTTGTCCTGGTATCTGTTGCCGCAAGATCAGGCATCTCTCTGCACAACCGCCTCCTATCAGCCGTCATCCGGGCGCCATTATCCCTCTTCACAACCACGGATCTCGGATCAATCACCACCAG ATTCTCCCAAGACATAGGCATGGTAGACAACAACCTGCCCCTTGCTCTCGTCGTCTCCCTAGCAA GCTTCCTCGGCGTCATCGCCAAAGCCGGACTGCTCGCCTCATCATCCTACTACGTAGCCATCAGCTTCCCCTTCCTCGGCGCTCTGTACTTCTACCTCCAGCGCGGATATCTCCGCACATCCCGCCAGCTTCGACTCCTGGACCTGGAAGAAAAAGCGCCCGTGTATTCGCAATTCCTCGAAACGCTAAGCGGCTTGTCTACCCTCCGCGCATTCGGGTGGTCTCAGGCTGCTATACTCAAGAATTACGAACTGGTAGACCGATCACAGAAGCCGTTCTACCTGCTCATCATGGTGCAGCGGTGGCTCGTTCTCATCCTGGACCTGACGACCGCGGGACTGGCTTTGCTGGTTGTTGGATTTGCGGTCTATATGAGGGGTTCGGTGTCCGTGGGACTGACGGGCGTTTCGTTGGTCCAGCTTATATCGCTGAGTGAAACgctgaacttgttgatgcAGTTCTGGACTTCGATGGAGACGTCTCTTGGTGCGGTGGCGCGGATCAAGCAGTTTGCCGAGGAAACGGGGGAGGAGTACCTCCCCGGCGAGGATAAGGAGCCTGCACCTAGTTGGCCGCAAAATGGACACATTGTAGTTGACAACTTGTCTGCGTCTTATGGTGACGACGGCGAGGTGAGGGCTTTAGATGGTGTTAGTTTGGAAATTAGCCCTGGTGAAAAGGTCGCCATATGTGGGCGGACAGGAAG TGGAAAATCATCACTCCTACTCGCGTTTCTCAAACTCTTGACACCCGCATCCGGCACCATAAGGATCGATTCCCACTCTCTGTCGTCCATACCGCGAGACACCCTGCGCAGAcgcatcatcaccgtcaccCAGGACCAGTTCATCCTCCCGGGAAGTATTCGCGAGAACATCGACCCCTTCCAGGAATATACACCCGCCGATATAATCGAGGCCCTGCACCAAGTCAACCTCGGGGAGTTCATCGACGCGCAGAAGAACGGGCTGGATACAAAGTTTGAAGAGGACGCGCTGAGCCACGGGCAGAAACAGCTGTTTTTTGTGGCGAGAGCCGTGTTGAGGAGGCGTGTGGGGAGGGTGGTGCTTCTCGATGAAGCTACGAGCAG TGTTGATAGGGAGACGGAGGTGATGGTGCGGAGTGTGATTGAGAGTCAGTTTAAGAGTCATACGGTTGTGTCGATTGCGCATCGGTTGGAGACGGTGGTTGACTATGACAAGgttgttgttttggatgagGGTAAGGtggtggaagttggaaaGCCGAGGGATCTTCTTCGCGAAGCGAGTCGGTTTAAGAGCCTTTGGAATGCTAGTAACCATGAGAGCACTTCTTAG
- a CDS encoding aldo/keto reductase (similar to Colletotrichum graminicola M1.001 XP_008100417.1), which yields MPTKLTTTSTVPLQNSDTRMPVVGFGVYQIDRPATTDACLRAISAGYRYIDTAQIYQNEAEVGLALQQCDLPRKDIFVTTKIRYPRLGKGKTYLRALQSVQKIDPREDGYVDLFLIHSPYALKPKERKELWLALEKLWKDGKARAIGVSNYQPEHLEEMRGYATVWPPAVNQIVVSRHFTLHVCSHLLHPCTQQRETVDYCNKHGIVLQAHSPLSRGLKAQEDAVVKIAGKVGGKSPAQVLIRYCLQKGWVPLTKSENEARVKENIDVFDFVLSKEDMASLDRLDRGEAPKFE from the exons atgccAACCAAGCTAACTACAACATCCACCGTCCCTCTTCAAAACTCGGATACCCGAATGCCCGTCGTCGGCTTCGGCGTCTACCAGATCGACCGACCAGCCACCACAGACGCATGCCTGCGCGCCATATCCGCCGGATACCGTTACATTGACACAGCACAGATCTATCAAAATGAGGCAGAGGTAGGTCTTGCGCTACAGCAATGCGATCTACCTCGTAAAGACATCTTTGTCACCACCAAGATCCGCTATCCCCgccttggcaaaggcaagaccTACCTTCGGGCGCTGCAGAGCGTCCAAAAGATTGACCCCCGTGAAGATGGATACGTGGATCTGTTTCTCATTCACTCGCCGTATGCGTTGAAGCCTAAAGAACGAAAAGAATTATGGCTGGCGCTGGAGAAGTTGTGGAAGGATGGGAAGGCTAGGGCCATTGGGGTAAGCAATTATCAGCCTGAGCATTTGGAGGAGATGAGGGGGTATGCGACCGTCTGGCCGCCTGCTGTCAATCAGATTGTTGTAAGTCGCCATTTTACACTCCATGTTTGTTCGCATCTT CTTCATCCCTGCACACAACAGCGTGAGACAGTAGACTACTGCAATAAGCATGGCATAGTTCTCCAGGCACATAGTCCGCTATCTAGAGGATTGAAGGCGCAGGAGGACGCAGTTGTCAAAATCGCGGGCAAAGTTGGTGGAAAGTCGCCTGCGCAGGTGCTGATCCGGTACTGCTTGCAGAAGGGTTGGGTGCCACTGACCAAGAGTGAGAATGAAGCGCGGGTCAAGGAGAATATAGACGTTTTTGACTTTGTACTCTCAAAGGAAGATATGGCGTCGCTGGACCGACTTGATCGTGGGGAAGCGCCAAAGTTTGAGTAA